The Miscanthus floridulus cultivar M001 chromosome 17, ASM1932011v1, whole genome shotgun sequence genome has a window encoding:
- the LOC136518414 gene encoding FT-interacting protein 3-like has translation MKGAMPPRPFMVPGPGGPMLPPQQQFGLVETRPPLAAVLRPRFNIPGLHPSAAAAAAASGAGKIASTYDLVEPMRFLYVHVVKARDLPAVSATGAIDPFVEVKLGNFKGTTAVKAASHNPSWQQIFAFSATHLQSHLLEVFLKAKDLAGDDLVGRVVFDLAEVPVRVPPDSPLAPQWYRLETKRGDKLPHGEIMLSVWLGTQADEAFPDAWHSDAHAAAGPAAVASTRAKVYFSPKLVYLHVAAIGAQDLIPHDTSRPMSACVKLQLAGQVRRTRPGAPPGTPNPIWNEEFMFVASEPFDEPLVVTVEDRVAPGRDEMLGRIVLPLAAAMPRHDHFGKPVEPRWYSLMRPSDDPERKEVKFASKIQIRMSLDFGYHVLDESTYYSSDLQPSSKPARKPSIGMLELGVLGARNLIPMKPKDGRTTDAYCVAKYGPKWVHTRTILDKLNPQWNEQYTWEVFDPCTVITVVVFDNGQIGSKNGGGPDQRIGKVRIRLSTLETDRVYTHFYPLLVLHPSGLKKTGELHLAVRFTCTAWVNMMALYGRPMLPKMHYTQPIPVMQLDYLRHQAMQIVAARLSRAEPPLRREVVEYMLDVDSHMFSLRRSKANFHRITSLFFGFLAMLKWYDGIRSWRNPITTMLVHMLFLILICYPELILPTIFLYMFMIGLWNYRYRPRHPSHMDTKLSHAELTHPDELDEEFDTFPSSRPPEIVRMRYDRLRSVGGRVQTVVGDLATQGERAHALLSWRDPRATAIFIFLSLVVAIVLYVTPFQVLMVIAMLYLLRHPRFRSRMPSVPFNFYRRLPAKSDMLL, from the coding sequence TTCAACATCCCGGGCCTCCACCcctcggcggccgccgccgccgcggcctctGGCGCGGGCAAGATCGCATCCACCTACGACCTCGTCGAGCCGATGCGGTTTCTCTACGTGCACGTCGTCAAGGCGCGGGACCTCCCCGCGGTGTCCGCCACGGGCGCCATCGACCCCTTCGTCGAGGTCAAGCTCGGCAACTTCAAGGGCACCACGGCTGTCAAGGCGGCCAGCCACAACCCGTCCTGGCAGCAGATCTTCGCCTTCTCCGCCACGCACCTCCAGTCCCATCTGCTCGAGGTCTTCCTCAAGGCCAAGGATCTCGCCGGCGACGACCTCGTCGGCCGCGTCGTCTTCGACCTCGCCGAGGTGCCCGTCCGGGTGCCCCCGGACTCGCCGCTCGCGCCGCAGTGGTACCGCCTCGAGACCAAGCGCGGCGACAAGCTGCCCCACGGGGAGATCATGCTCTCCGTCTGGCTGGGGACCCAGGCCGACGAGGCGTTCCCGGACGCCTGGCACTCCGACGCGCACGCCGCCGCGGGCCCCGCGGCCGTCGCGTCCACGCGTGCCAAGGTATACTTCTCGCCCAAGCTCGTGTACCTCCACGTCGCGGCTATCGGCGCGCAGGACCTCATCCCGCACGACACCTCGCGCCCGATGAGTGCCTGCGTCAAGCTGCAGCTCGCCGGCCAGGTGCGCCGCACGCGCCCCGGCGCGCCGCCGGGGACGCCCAACCCGATTTGGAACGAGGAGTTCATGTTCGTCGCGTCGGAGCCCTTCGACGAGCCGCTCGTCGTCACCGTCGAGGACCGCGTCGCGCCGGGCCGCGACGAGATGCTCGGCCGCATTGTGCTGCCCCTCGCAGCAGCAATGCCGCGGCACGACCACTTCGGCAAGCCCGTGGAGCCGCGGTGGTACAGCCTCATGCGCCCCTCCGATGATCCTGAGAGGAAGGAAGTGAAGTTCGCAAGCAAGATACAGATTCGGATGTCCCTTGATTTTGGGTATCATGTTCTTGACGAGTCCACCTACTACAGCAGTGATCTGCAGCCATCATCAAAGCCTGCAAGGAAACCAAGCATTGGGATGCTTGAGCTGGGAGTTCTGGGTGCGCGGAACTTGATACCGATGAAGCCCAAGGATGGACGCACCACAGACGCCTATTGTGTGGCCAAATATGGACCAAAGTGGGTGCACACCAGGACTATTCTTGACAAGCTGAATCCACAATGGAATGAGCAGTATACTTGGGAGGTGTTTGATCCTTGCACCGTGATCACAGTGGTGGTGTTTGACAATGGCCAAATTGGGAGCAAGAATGGCGGTGGCCCAGATCAGCGGATTGGGAAGGTCAGGATCAGGCTCTCTACACTGGAGACGGATAGAGTGTACACGCATTTCTACCCTTTGCTGGTTTTACATCCAAGTGGACTCAAGAAGACTGGCGAGCTTCATTTGGCTGTGCGGTTTACCTGCACAGCTTGGGTGAACATGATGGCGCTGTATGGTCGTCCCATGCTTCCAAAGATGCACTACACACAGCCGATCCCAGTGATGCAATTGGACTACCTGAGGCACCAGGCAATGCAGATTGTTGCAGCAAGACTCAGCCGTGCTGAGCCCCCGCTGCGCAGGGAGGTTGTGGAATACATGCTCGATGTGGACTCGCATATGTTTAGTCTCCGGCGCAGCAAGGCTAATTTTCATCGGATTACCTCACTGTTCTTTGGTTTTTTGGCAATGCTCAAGTGGTACGATGGCATCAGGAGCTGGCGGAACCCAATCACAACAATGCTAGTACACATGCTGTTCCTGATACTGATCTGCTACCCGGAGCTCATCCTGCCTACCATCTTCCTCTACATGTTCATGATCGGGCTGTGGAACTATCGGTACAGGCCAAGGCATCCGTCGCACATGGATACTAAGCTGTCCCATGCTGAGCTGACACACCCTGATGAGCTTGATGAGGAGTTTGACACATTCCCTTCCTCCAGACCGCCTGAAATTGTCAGAATGCGCTATGACAGGCTGAGGAGCGTCGGAGGTCGTGTGCAGactgtggttggggacctggcgACACAAGGCGAGAGAGCCCATGCTTTGCTGAGCTGGAGGGACCCTCGGGCCACCGCCATCTTCATTTTCTTATCCCTGGTGGTCGCCATTGTGCTGTACGTGACGCCGTTCCAGGTTTTGATGGTGATAGCAATGCTTTACCTGCTGCGACATCCCCGGTTCCGCAGCAGGATGCCCTCCGTTCCTTTCAACTTCTACAGGAGACTGCCTGCCAAGTCTGATATGCTCCTTTGA
- the LOC136517595 gene encoding uncharacterized protein: MWVAWCAISPARASPLQEFSMAPAAAAVVAAASPAALPRSSSPRSRRPQCRACSFRCAGPSARPSTLVSSSLKSCCAGHPRIRQPYGRPHCSQQQAEVVGSTVDDDEACELVSGSDLVIGEGDDSVSAYLFKAVKNNNGTGVLLLSDIFGFEDSATRDFAYRVACNGYNVLVPDLFRGNPWKLNVPFVAGGDSIQQWLAGHAPGRVSGDIDACTRWLVDEFKAAGVSKKLGVVGFCYGGGRLVETLARDADDNCFSAGVCFYGCPMDASLGDRIAAPVLFVCGDGDPYCSVEMVQELERRARGARAAVYAGRGHGFAHRPQSVEDDADAENAFNAMRGWLHDHLLA; the protein is encoded by the exons ATGTGGGTGGCCTGGTGCGCTATCTCCCCCGCGCGCGCGTCCCCGCTCCAGGAGTTCTCGATGGCGCCCGCGGCCGCGGCTGTCGTCGCAGCGGCGAGCCCGGCAGCGCTCCCTCGCTCATCGTCCCCAAGGAGCAGACGTCCCCAGTGCCGTGCCTGCTCGTTTCGGTGCGCCGGGCCGAGCGCACGCCCCTCAACACTTGTGTCCTCCTCT CTGAAGTCGTGCTGCGCTGGCCATCCCCGGATTCGGCAGCCGTACGGACGGCCGCACTGCAGCCAGCAGCAGGCAGAAGTGGTGGGCAGCACCGTCGACGACGACGAGGCGTGCGAGCTGGTGAGCGGCTCGGACCTCGTCATCGGCGAGGGCGACGACAGCGTCAGCGCGTACCTTTTCAAGGCCGTCAAGAACAACAACGGCACCGGCGTCCTCCTGCTCTCCGACATCTTCGGCTTCGAGGACTCCGCCACGCGGGACTTCGCCTACCGCGTCGCCTGCAATGGCTACAA TGTCCTGGTTCCCGACTTGTTCCGTGGGAACCCGTGGAAGCTGAACGTCCCGTTCGTCGCCGGCGGCGACAGCATCCAGCAATGGCTGGCCGGACATGCCCCGGGGCGGGTGTCCGGCGACATCGACGCGTGCACGCGGTGGCTGGTGGACGAGTTCAAAGCCGCGGGGGTGTCCAAGAAGCTGGGCGTGGTCGGGTTCTGCTACGGCGGCGGGCGCCTCGTGGAGACGCTGGCGCGTGACGCTGATGACAACTGCTTCAGCGCGGGGGTCTGCTTCTACGGGTGCCCGATGGACGCGTCCCTGGGCGATCGTATCGCGGCGCCCGTCCTGTTCGTGTGCGGCGACGGCGACCCGTACTGCTCCGTGGAGATGGTGCAGGAGCTGGAGAGGCGCGCGAGAGGCGCCCGGGCGGCGGTGTACGCCGGCAGGGGCCACGGGTTCGCGCACCGGCCGCAGTCGGTGGAGGATGATGCCGACGCCGAGAACGCGTTCAACGCGATGCGGGGGTGGCTGCACGACCACCTGCTCGCCTGA